GTTCTCAGGGCCCGGGACGCATGGCTTGCCGCCAAGTGCACCCTGATGTCCATGGAAAGCCGTTTGGGCGGGGAGGGGAAATAGCCGGCTTCCCGCATGGCTTTGTAAATGGCATTTGTTCATGCCGTGCCTCTCCATGCCGCTGCAAGGCGCGCATGGCTGTTGTGAATGATGGTTCCCCGTATTGGGAAAGCCCCTGTTTTCTTTCCGGACGCAGGAGGCCAGGGTATCCATGCAGCGTTTGCCGTTGGACGCATCCCTTCCGGATGCGGCGGTAAACCGCAACCCATGTTGAAACATCATGTCTGACGAGAAAAATAATGATTCATCCTTCCATTTTCCGGAACCGGATGAAAAGCAGTTCCTGGAAAAAATGGAACGGCTGGAAGGCAAGCTGGATGATCTGGAGCAGCAAGTGCTCCAGGCTCTGGCTGAAGTGGAAATCCCGAATACCTGGCTGGAGGAGTGGGAAAAGTTTGCGGACTCCGCGTCTGAACCCGACGAAGGGAAAATCCGGGAGTGGGTGGAAACCCAGCTGGGCAAGCTGAAGGGGTTTGAAGCCCTGGACCAACTGGAACAGAACCAGATCGCGTCCCTGTATCAGGATGTTCTCCTGTTCTCCCGGGAGATTTTGTCAAGGAAAGAGGAGCTGGGAGGCACACTCACGGATGAAGAACGTGATGTGCTGAATTATGTTCAAAATTCAATTCGATAAATACCATGACTCCATTACTTCATCTCAGGCACCTGCTTGATTTTATTGCGACCAGGTATTTTTCCCACCGGGATGGGAGACGCAGGCTGGATGCCTTTCTCGTTCAGGAAGGCCATGCGGCGCTTCCTCATTATAATTACATCATGGAAAGAATTTCGGGGTTGCCTCTGACCCGGCATTCCGCTCTGGTCCAGATATTGGCCGGCATTGTCACGGCCAGGTTAAGTTGCCGCCTTCATTACAGGGATAATACGCATTATCCTGCCCGCATTCCCACTTGGGTCACTTTTTCCCGGTACGCCTACCTTAATCCGGGTGCTGGAGGGTACCTGATGGGAATGGCGCCGCATCCTGACGCAGCCCTTCTGCCGGGCGTTCCATTGGCCTCCCTGAATCATGCTTTCTCTCCTTTTGGCGGTGCAACCGGCTACGATCCCGCCAGCGGGCATGTCCATGTGCGCCATGGGTTTAATGGCTACATCAAGCAAGAGGCCGACGGGAACGGTGGCTGCAATGTGTATGTGGCGTTTCGCGGGACGGATACGGGACATTGGGGTGTCTTTGCCCCCAATGTATTGACGGATATTTTCCAGTTGTATTCCTGTGATATTTGCTACATTAGGGCGGCGGGGCTGATCCGCCATTTGTTGAATAATGTGCCGGGAATAGTGTCCTTGCGGGCCACCGGGCATTCCCTGGGCGGCGGCATGGCCCAATTCGGTGTGGCGGCCAATGTACCGTCTCCTCTCTTGGTTGGCGGCGTTGCGGTCAATGCTGCGGGTTTATCCGGTAATTCCTTGCGGGTGCTGGGTGCAGCCCATTTGACGGCCGCTGCCGGCGTGCTGGACCATATAACCACTTACTGTGATCGGGTCAGTACGTATGGCGGAGGATTGGTGGGCGGCCGGTACCGCATCCCCAGGCAGAATGCGCCTCTTTCCAACGGCCACGGCATTGCCGATGTAGCCGCCTGTTATATGGCGGCTACAGTGGGAGGAGGAAACATTCCGGCAGATCCCCGTTAGCAGAGCGCTGGGTGCCGGACCGGAAGGCCCTTTGATGCAGTCCCCTCCCGTTCTCATTATTCCCATGAAAAGCGCAAGCCGTCCCATTGCCAGCAATGGGACGGCTTGAACGTGAAAAGGCAATTCTCTTAATGAGGCAGGCGGAAGTTGCGATTGAAGGCAGAGACTTCTTCCTTGAGCTGGGCAAAGCCGTCCGGATTCGGGCAGACCTGGTCGCCCACGTACAGGGCCAGGGCGCGGGCGATGAATTCCGCCACTTGTTCCACATCCTTTTCCTTCATGCCGCGGGTGGTTACGGCGGGCGTACCGATGCGGATGCCGGAGGGCTTCATGGGGGAGCCCGTGTCAAACGGGATGGCGTTCTTGTTCACGGTGATGCCCACGCGGTCCAGGGCTTCCTGGGCGTCCGCGCCGTTGATGCCCTTGTTGCGGAGGTCCACCATGAATACGTGGTTGTCCGTGCCGTTGGAGACGACACGGAAGCCGAGCTCCGTCATCTTGTCCGCCATGGCCTTGGCGTTTTTCACCACCTGGGCGGCGTAGTCCTTGAATTCCGGCTTGAGCGCTTCACCGAAGCAGGCCGCCTTGGCGGCGACCACATGCATGAGCGGGCCGCCCTGCATGCCGGGGAACACGGCCGCATCCAGCTTCTTGGCGTATTCCTCCTTGCAGATCACGAAGCCGCCGCGCGGGCCGCGCAGGGATTTGTGCGTGGTGGAGGAGACGAAGTCCGCATAGGGGACCGGGTTCGGGTGCTGGCCCCCGGCCACCAGGCCGGCGATGTGGGCCATGTCCACAAAGAGGTACGCGCCGCAGGCCTTGGCGATCTGGCCCATGCGTTCAAAGTCGATCGTGCGGGAGTAGGCGCTGGCGCCTGCCGTGATCATCTGGGGCTTCACTTCCATGGCCAGTTTTTCCAGGGCATCGTAGTCAATGGCTTCCGTTTCCTGGGAGACGCCGTAGTGAACCACGTTGTACAGCTTGCCGGAGAAGTTGGCACGGTGGCCGTGGGTGAGGTGGCCGCCGTGGGAAAGGTCCATCGTCAGGATGGTGTCGCCAGGCTTGAGCACGGAGAAGTAAACGGCCATGTTGGCCTGGGAGCCGGAGTGGGGCTGCACGTTGGCATGGTCCCCGCCGAAGATTTTCAGCACGCGGTCAATGGCGAGCTGTTCCACCTTGTCCACCACCTCGCAGCCGCCGTACCAGCGCTTGCCGGGGTAGCCTTCCGCATATTTGTTGGTCAGCAGGGAGCTCTGGGCTTCCCGGACGGAGGGGGAGGCGAAGTTTTCAGAGGCGATCAGCTCAATGTTGTTGCTTTCACGGCGGCCTTCCTCCTGGATGAACGCGGCCAGTTCCGGGTCCGTCCACTGCAGGGGGCTGCCGGAGGATTTGACGACGCGGCGTTCATGGCGTCCGCCTTCAAAGTCTGCGTGCAGCCATGCGTCCAGAACGTCTTCCACGCTTTCATTGTCCACATAGGCGGAGGCCAGGCACAGCAGGTTGGAGTCATTGTGCTGGCGGGAGAGGGCCGCGGCGGGAGCCGTGCGGCAGAGGGCGGCGCGCACGCCCACCCAGCGGTTGGCGGCGATGCTCATGCCGATTCCGGACCGGCAGATGAGGATGCCGCGGTCGTTGGTACCGTCAGCAATGCTGCTTGCGACTGCATTGGCGTAGTCGGAATAGTCGCAGGAATTCTTGGTCATGGTACCCATGTCGGTCACTTCATGGCCCCATGCCTTGAGGAGTTCTACTACGGTTTCCTTGAGGTCGACTCCGGCGTGGTCTGCGCCGATGGCAATTTTATATGTCGTATTCATGGTGGTGCTCATTGCTGACGGGCAGGGATTCTGCCTTATTTCACCCCGGCTGGCAAGCCCCGGATTCACTCCGGACCGTTTCAGGATGTACCGGGCCCGGTATTTCCCCGGAAAAAGAGGCGCCCCGGTTTCTGGAGAAAACCGGGGCGCCTGGAGAGGGATGTGGAATGGCCGTTATTTTCCGGCGGATTCCAGCTTCAGCATGTCCTGGACGATGTTGATGCCTTCCCGGAGTTCGGGATCCAGGCCGGAGGGATATTCCGGGGAATCATCCAGTTCCGCCGTGGGGTCTTCCGCCAGGTGCATGAACTGTTCATTGTCCTTTTCAGGGTCCGCCAGGGGAAGTTCCTTGGCGTTGACGTCATCCAGCGTCAGGCGGTAAATCTTGTACCTGGTGGCGTCTTCCTTGGCCATTTCCGCAAAGCGGGACTTGCGTTCCTTGTTGATGGATTTGCGGCGCGCTTCCAGGGTGGCGTTTTCCTGCTCCCTGGCTTTCTTGTTCAGGGAGAGCTTGTTTTCCTTGATGCGCTGCTTCATCATGGAGATGTCTTCCTTGGCAAGCTGGAGGTCGCGGTCTTTTTCCACGCGCTTTGCGCTGGCTTCCTTCAGCTCGGGCAGCATGGCCGCGATGGAGGAGTCCTTTTTGTAGTTGGTGCAGGGCGTGATCTGGTCATAGGGCATGGCGTAGTCCAGGATGTCTTCCCCCAGTTCAAACGCCGCCGTAGCGGTGGGGAGCTGGATGTCGCTTTCCACGCCCTTGAGCTGGGTGGAGCCGCCCGCCACGCGGTAGAATTTCTGCGTGGTGACTTTCAGGAGGCCGGCGCGGTCCCTGGCGGCAAAGAAGGGCAGGTACTGGCCGATGTCCACCGGCTGCTGCACGGACCCTTTTCCGAAGGTGGATTCATCCCCCACGATGACGGCGCGGCCGTAGTCCTGGAGGGCCGCCGCCAGAATTTCAGAGGCGGAGGCGCTGAGCTTGTTGATGAGCACCACGATGGGGCCGTTAAAGAGCTTCTGGCGGTTGTGGGCGGATTTGATGTCCACGTTGCCGCGGGTGTCCTTGATCTGCACCACGGGACCGTTTCCGGTAAAGAAGCCCGTCATCAGGCGCACTTCTTCCAGGGAGCCGCCGCCGTTGCTGCGCAGGTCAATGACCAGGCCGTCCACGTTTTCCTTGTTCATCCGTTCCAGGATTTTCTTGACGTCCTTGGCGCAGCGGCGGTCGCCGCCTTCCATGTCCGCATAAAAAGAGGGGAGGCTCAGCACGCCGATGCGGTTCTGCCCTTCCGGAGCTCCGGAGAGTTCAATGATTTCTCCCTTGGCCAGTTCATCCTTCAACGGCACCTTGGACCGGGTCATCGTGATGATCTTGGCCTGTCCGGGGGCGTCCGCAGGTTCCACCTTCATGCGCATCTGCGTATTTTCAGCCCCGCGGATCATGTCCACCACCTTGTCCAGCTTCAGGAACAGGATGTCCACCATTTCCCCGGAGTTGTTGGAGTCAATGGCCACGATGCGGTCATTCAGCTTGATTTCCCCGGATTTGTCCGCCGGACCGCCCACGACGATGCCGGTGATTTTGGTGGAGCCGTCGTCCTCGCTGCCCAGCAGGGCGCCGATGCCGGTGAGCTCCGTGCCCATGGAAATCTTGAAGCGGTCCACCTGGCGGGCGCCCATGTAGTCCGTATGGGGGTCATAGGTCATGGCCACCGCGCTGAGCAGGGTTTCCGCCACGTCTTCCAGATCCGTTTCCTGGATGTTGCGCTGGATGCGCTCATAACGCATGAGCAGTTTTTCCTCCGCGGGCTTTTCATTGGCCAGGGGGTCCGGCTTGTTCTGTTCCTTGGCCAGGCGCGCCACGGTTTCACGGCGCAGGATTTCAGACAGGAGCTGTTCCTCCACCATGTCTTTCCAGACCAGCTGCATTTCCGCCTCATCCTTGGGCCAGGCGGCGGTTTTGCGGCGGGAGCGTTCAATGCTCCTGTCCTTGTCAAAGGTAAAGCCGCCCTTTTTCAGCAGGTCCCGCGCATAGGCGATGCGTTGCATGGCGCGCTGGCGGTACAGGGCGTGCATGGCCTGTGCCGCGTCCATCATCTGGCCGGACATCAGGTAGTCGTCCAGTTCCTTGCCGTATTTTTTCTTGAGGGCGTCCACGTCCTGCTGAGTGAAGAAAATCTTGTTGGGGTCTACCTTGCGAAGGTAGGTTTCCAGGAATTTGCCGGACAGTTCGTCGCTGAATTCCTTGCGGGAGAAGTGGAAGTTCTGGAGCAGGAGGGACATTTGCTTGCCCACCTGGTTGAAATCCGTGGCCGCAGAGGCGCAGGAGGTGATGGCTGCCGCGGCCAGGGCCGAGAATGCTGTGAGTCGAATCCAACGGAATGAGTGCATGTTCATAACGGAAAATGGTGCAGTTTTCCCCCTCAGGGAGAAAAGCTAGTGCTGGGATGTAATTTTTACTGATTTGGAGGTGTTTGTCTATCTTATAAAACGTCTACATGACGCTATTTGATGCGCCGGGTTTCCGGATGGGGAAAAGAGAAGCCGGACGGGGGGAAGAGGCTTCGTCCGTCCGGAAATAATGCCGCGCGCCGCGCCGGAAACCGTCTGGGGGAGCACGGAAAGGAGGAGAGGGAAAAGGGGTAAATTCATTGGAGAACCTGTACACCATAAAGTTTGAATTTCTGTGAGGAAGTCCGGCATTTGTCATATTAAGGCTGCCGGGAGGCGGGGCGGCGTGTTTACGCATGCCGCGGAGCTTTTTAACAGCGGTTTCCTGATCCCTTCCGCCATGGCGGTTCAGGGGTGAAAGGGGCGGAAGGAGCTTTTCCCGTGTTTGCGGCGCGGCTGACAGGAAGGGGAGCGGGCGTTTCCTGCCGCGGAGGCGGCGGAAAGAAGCATTTCAGTGTTGAGGTCACGGAGGTTTTCTGTACACTTCGCGTGAGATGAGAACACCAGATCAGGACAAGAACCCTTCCGGAAGCAACATGGGCGTTCTGCTGAAGCGTTCGTTCAGCACCGTGATTCTGCTGGGTTTGCTGGCGGGCGCCCTGTGGTGGGACAATGAACTTGGTTATTACGGGCTCGTTTGCATTTTCTGCATTTTGTCCGCCTGGGAGTGGCGGCATATGCTGCTGCGTTCCAGAAAGGCGTCCCAGCCGAATTTGAGCTTTTTCTTTGGCGCGGCGTATCCGGTGCTCCTGTCCCTGGCGTGCTGGATGACCAAGTTCCGGGCCACCGCCACCATGCAGGAGGGGCCTTTCCTTATTCCTTTCCCCCTGATGCTGGCCCTTGGCGCTCCTGTTCTCCTGGTGGTGATTTCCTTCATCCGTGAGATGAAGAATCCGGTGGTGGGCAGCCGTGCGCTCCGTTCCGTGGCCACCACGCTGCTTTCTTTCATTTATCCCGGCTGGCTGTTCGCCTTTACCATCCTGGCCCTGCATCTGGCTTATATGAGGGTAGGGTATGTTTATCCGGCCATCGTCATGTGCGTGCTGTGGGTCATCCTGGTGACGAAGCTGGCGGACATTTTTGCCTATGTCAGCGGGTTCCTGCTGGGGGGGCGCTTGTTCTCCCGCAGGCTCATCCCCCATATCAGCCCCAAGAAGACGTGGGAGGGCATCCTGGGCTCCTGGGTGCTGACGAATGCGGCGGCCATCGGGCTGGTTTTCCCGATGTTCAGGGTCTCCGCCCTGTCCACGGCCCAGGTGCTGGTGCTGGCGGGCTGCACCTCCTTCATTTTCCTGCTGTCCGTTTACGGGGACCTGGCAGGCTCCCTGGTCAAGCGCAGCCTGGCTATCAAGGATTCCGGCTCCCTGCTTCCGGGGATTGGCGGCATGTTTGACCTGATTGACAGCCCCTCCTTTACCATTCCGTTCTTCTGGCTCCTGCTGGCCTTCATCGGCTGAACCGTCCCGGCGGAATGGATTCCCCTGTAAAAGCCGGTATGGTTCCTCCATCCCTTCCCATTGAGGAAATCCGCGCAGAATTGCTGGATGCGCTTCAGGCCGCCTCGCCGCGCATTCTGCTGAAAGCGCCCACGGGCTCCGGCAAGTCCACCGGCGTTCCTCCCATGTTGGATGACGCCGGGCTTGGGGAGCGCGGCCTCATTGTGGTGGTTCAGCCGCGGCGCATGGCCGCGCGCCTGCTGGCGCGCCATGTGGCCCGTCTGCGCGGGGCGGAGCTGGGGAGGGAAGTAGGGTACGTGGTGCGTTTTGAACGGCACATTTCCTCCCGGACCCGCATTGCCTACGTGACGGACGGCATGCTGGAGCGCTGGCTGACGGAGCGGCCCGGCCTGGAAGGGGTGAGCGCCGTGGTGTTTGATGAATTTCATGAGCGGAGCCTTTCCGGGGATTTATCCCTGGGGCGCGTGCTGGATTTGCAGGAAGGCCCGCGCCGGGACCTGGCCGTGGTGGTGATGTCCGCCACGCTGGAAATATCCGGCCTGCGGGAGTATATGGGGGATTCCTGCCAGGTGCTGGAGGCGCACGGCAGGCAGTACCCCGTGGAAACCGTGTACCGCGCTCCCCGCCTGGTCAGCGATGGAAGGGGCAGGGTGGCTCCCCCTCCCGTCTGGGAGCAGGCGGCGGACGCCGTGCGGGAGGCGGTGAAGGCCGGGGACTGCGGGGACGTGCTGGTGTTCATGCCGGGCGTGTATGAAATCCGGAAGACGGCGGAGCTGCTGGCGGGCAGGCCGTGGATGGGCGGCCGGGACGTTTTTCCCCTTTACGGAGCGTTGACCCCGGAACAGCAGAACCGCGCCGTGGAGCAGGGGGAGAATCCCCGCGTCATCGTCTCCACCAATGTGGCGGAAACTTCCCTGACGATTGAGGGGGTGCGCACCGTGATTGATTCCGGGCTGGTGCGCCGGTCCGGCTGGGACCCGTACCGGGGCATGGATACGCTGCACCTGACGAAGATTTCCAAGGCGTCCGCCGCCCAGCGCATGGGCCGTGCCGGGCGCGTGGCCCCGGGCCGCTGCTTCCGGCTGTGGAGTGAGGCGGAGCAGGCGCGGAAGGCGGATTTTGACCCGCCCGAATGTTTCCGGGTGGATTTGGCGGGAGCCGTGCTGAATCTGGCCGCATGGGACATTACCGCGCCGGAGGGCTTCCGCTGGCTGGATACGCCGGATGAGCTGGTGATGCGGCGTGCCGTGAACCTGCTTGCCGCCCTGGGCGCCACGGAGGAGGACGGCAGCCTGACGGACGTGGGAAGGAGGATGACGGCTTTTCCCCTGCCGCCGCGGCTGGCGCGCCTGATTGTGGCCGGGCAGGATGAACAGTGCGTGGTGGAGCTGGCCGCCATTGCGGCCCTGATGCAGGGGGAGGGAGTAGCGATGAAGGGCGGCTTGAATGACAATCTGCGGGATTCCGGGGATTATACGGATTTTCAGGCGGAGTGGCGCGCGGTGGAAAAGGCCGTGGCCGCCGGGTTTGATGCGGGGGCCTGCACCCGCTGGGGAATCTCCGCCCGCGGAGCGCGGGAGGCGTGGATGGCGTACAGGCAGCTTCTGTCCATCGGCAGCCGGGGAAAGTTCCGTGACGTGCCGGAGCCGGATTTCACGGCGGCGCGTCCCGCCGTGGTCCGCGCGATGATGGAGAGTTTTGCGGACCATGTGGGCGTCCGGAACGGCGTGGCCGCCAACACGTGCCGCATCACCGGAGGCGTGGGGGGCAGGCTGGCGGAGGGCAGCGTGGTTTTCCACGGGGAGCATTTTGTGGCCGCGGAAGTAGCGGAATTGTCCGGAAAGGCGGTGGAAACCCGAGTGGGCCGCTGCACGCTCATTGACCCGGAGGAGCTGCGCGCCGTCTGGCCGGAACGTTTTTCCGGCGGGGAGGAGGCCGTCTTTGACGCCGTGCTGCGCCGCGTGCGCCTGCGCCGGAGGCTGATGTATGAGGACCTGGTGCTGGAAGACCGGGACCGCGGAGACGCGCCCCCGGAACTGGCCGCACCCATCCTGGCGCAGAAGGTGGTGGACGGCACCTTGAAGCTGGTGAAGTGGGATGATTCCGTGGAGCAGTGGATCCGCCGCCTGAACGGTTTGAGCGTGTGGATGCCGGAGCTGGAACTGCCCCGTTTTTCAGAGGAGGACAAGCTGGTGGCCATCTCCCTGGCTTGCGAGGGGGCCGTGGGCTACAAGGATATCAAGGAGAGGGAGATTCTTCCGGTACTGCAGGACTGGCTTTCCGGCTGGCAGGCGAAGGCGCTGGAGGATTATGCCCCGGTAAGCATGACGCTGTCCAACGGCCAGCACGCCAAGGTCAGGTACGGGGAGGATTCCACGCCGGTGATCGGCCTGACGGTGCAGCGCCTGTTCGGCGTGGCGGAATCCCCGCGCATTGCCAACGGGGCCATGGCCGTGAAGGTGGAGGTGCTGGCCCCCAGCCAGAGGCCGTGGCAGGTGACGGGGTCCCTGGAAAGCTTCTGGCGGAACGGCTACGGGCAGATGAAAAAAGACCTGGCGGGGCGTTACCCGCGGCACCGCTGGCCTGATCCCGGAGAGCTGGATTTCCTCCCGCGTTCCCGTTGAAAAGGCGAAAGGATTTTTCTGTAACAAAACAGTGGCAAAATCGTCCGTTTCCGTGTAAAGAGGCGGTGGTGCAGCTCGCGGACGCCCTCCGCCCACCGATCACAAGAGACAGTTATGGACTCAATTTACTGGATTATCATCGTAGCCCTGCTGCTTCTGGCGGCATTTGACTTGATCAACGGCGTAGCAAATGATGCCGTCAACTTCCTCAACTCCGCCATTGGTTCCAAGGCTGCCCCGGTACGGGTGATCCTGACCGTGGCCTCCATCGGCGTGCTGGTGGGCGCCTGCTTTTCCGGCGGCATGATGGAAGTGGCCCGGAACGGCATCTTCCACCCGGACATGTTCAGTTATCACGAAGTGATGCTGCTCTTCCTGGGGGTGATGATCAGTGAGGTGATTCTCCTGGATACCTTTAATACCTTCGGCCTTCCCACGTCCACCACCGTTTCCCTGGTGTTCGGCATTCTGGGGTCCGCCGTAGCCACCGCCATCTTCAAGATTTCCCAGTTCCACATGACGCAGTCCGTGTGGGACTTCATCAACACGGACAAGGCGTTTGAAATCGTCACCGGCATTCTTCTTTCCGTAGCCATCGCCTTTACGGTGGGCACCATCGTCATGTGGATTTCCCGGCTGGCGTTCACGTTCAAGTACCAGTCCCGGTTCAAATGGTTCGGCTGCTTCTGGTGCGGCATTGCCATGACGGCGATAGCCTACTTCGCCGTGTTCAAGGGCTTGAAGGAGTCCACCTTGATGGAACCTGAATTTATTCAGTATGTGGACCAGAACCTGGGCATGTCCCTGCTGGCGGCCTTCGGCGGTTTTTCCGTGCTCATGTTCCTGCTTCAGCACCTGTTCATGACGAACATCCTGCGCCTGACCGTACTGGCGGGCACCTTCTCCCTGGCCCTGGCGTTTGCGGGGAACGACCTGGTGAACTTCATCGGCGTGTTCATGGGCGGCCTGGATTCCTTCCAGTACGCCAGCGGCGTGGTGGCGGCGGGGGGCTCCGCCTCTTCCATCACCGCCATGGAGTGCCTGATGCCCGGGCAGGGAGCCCCGGTGAACCATTATATTCTTTTTGCCGCGGGCTGCATGATGATCTTCGCGCTGTGGTTCTCTAAAAAGGCCAAGACGGTAATCGCCACCGGAGTGGAGCTTTCCC
This DNA window, taken from Akkermansia muciniphila, encodes the following:
- a CDS encoding carboxy terminal-processing peptidase, whose translation is MHSFRWIRLTAFSALAAAAITSCASAATDFNQVGKQMSLLLQNFHFSRKEFSDELSGKFLETYLRKVDPNKIFFTQQDVDALKKKYGKELDDYLMSGQMMDAAQAMHALYRQRAMQRIAYARDLLKKGGFTFDKDRSIERSRRKTAAWPKDEAEMQLVWKDMVEEQLLSEILRRETVARLAKEQNKPDPLANEKPAEEKLLMRYERIQRNIQETDLEDVAETLLSAVAMTYDPHTDYMGARQVDRFKISMGTELTGIGALLGSEDDGSTKITGIVVGGPADKSGEIKLNDRIVAIDSNNSGEMVDILFLKLDKVVDMIRGAENTQMRMKVEPADAPGQAKIITMTRSKVPLKDELAKGEIIELSGAPEGQNRIGVLSLPSFYADMEGGDRRCAKDVKKILERMNKENVDGLVIDLRSNGGGSLEEVRLMTGFFTGNGPVVQIKDTRGNVDIKSAHNRQKLFNGPIVVLINKLSASASEILAAALQDYGRAVIVGDESTFGKGSVQQPVDIGQYLPFFAARDRAGLLKVTTQKFYRVAGGSTQLKGVESDIQLPTATAAFELGEDILDYAMPYDQITPCTNYKKDSSIAAMLPELKEASAKRVEKDRDLQLAKEDISMMKQRIKENKLSLNKKAREQENATLEARRKSINKERKSRFAEMAKEDATRYKIYRLTLDDVNAKELPLADPEKDNEQFMHLAEDPTAELDDSPEYPSGLDPELREGINIVQDMLKLESAGK
- a CDS encoding phosphatidate cytidylyltransferase, which translates into the protein MRTPDQDKNPSGSNMGVLLKRSFSTVILLGLLAGALWWDNELGYYGLVCIFCILSAWEWRHMLLRSRKASQPNLSFFFGAAYPVLLSLACWMTKFRATATMQEGPFLIPFPLMLALGAPVLLVVISFIREMKNPVVGSRALRSVATTLLSFIYPGWLFAFTILALHLAYMRVGYVYPAIVMCVLWVILVTKLADIFAYVSGFLLGGRLFSRRLIPHISPKKTWEGILGSWVLTNAAAIGLVFPMFRVSALSTAQVLVLAGCTSFIFLLSVYGDLAGSLVKRSLAIKDSGSLLPGIGGMFDLIDSPSFTIPFFWLLLAFIG
- the rpiB gene encoding ribose 5-phosphate isomerase B encodes the protein MNTTYKIAIGADHAGVDLKETVVELLKAWGHEVTDMGTMTKNSCDYSDYANAVASSIADGTNDRGILICRSGIGMSIAANRWVGVRAALCRTAPAAALSRQHNDSNLLCLASAYVDNESVEDVLDAWLHADFEGGRHERRVVKSSGSPLQWTDPELAAFIQEEGRRESNNIELIASENFASPSVREAQSSLLTNKYAEGYPGKRWYGGCEVVDKVEQLAIDRVLKIFGGDHANVQPHSGSQANMAVYFSVLKPGDTILTMDLSHGGHLTHGHRANFSGKLYNVVHYGVSQETEAIDYDALEKLAMEVKPQMITAGASAYSRTIDFERMGQIAKACGAYLFVDMAHIAGLVAGGQHPNPVPYADFVSSTTHKSLRGPRGGFVICKEEYAKKLDAAVFPGMQGGPLMHVVAAKAACFGEALKPEFKDYAAQVVKNAKAMADKMTELGFRVVSNGTDNHVFMVDLRNKGINGADAQEALDRVGITVNKNAIPFDTGSPMKPSGIRIGTPAVTTRGMKEKDVEQVAEFIARALALYVGDQVCPNPDGFAQLKEEVSAFNRNFRLPH
- the hrpB gene encoding ATP-dependent helicase HrpB; this translates as MVPPSLPIEEIRAELLDALQAASPRILLKAPTGSGKSTGVPPMLDDAGLGERGLIVVVQPRRMAARLLARHVARLRGAELGREVGYVVRFERHISSRTRIAYVTDGMLERWLTERPGLEGVSAVVFDEFHERSLSGDLSLGRVLDLQEGPRRDLAVVVMSATLEISGLREYMGDSCQVLEAHGRQYPVETVYRAPRLVSDGRGRVAPPPVWEQAADAVREAVKAGDCGDVLVFMPGVYEIRKTAELLAGRPWMGGRDVFPLYGALTPEQQNRAVEQGENPRVIVSTNVAETSLTIEGVRTVIDSGLVRRSGWDPYRGMDTLHLTKISKASAAQRMGRAGRVAPGRCFRLWSEAEQARKADFDPPECFRVDLAGAVLNLAAWDITAPEGFRWLDTPDELVMRRAVNLLAALGATEEDGSLTDVGRRMTAFPLPPRLARLIVAGQDEQCVVELAAIAALMQGEGVAMKGGLNDNLRDSGDYTDFQAEWRAVEKAVAAGFDAGACTRWGISARGAREAWMAYRQLLSIGSRGKFRDVPEPDFTAARPAVVRAMMESFADHVGVRNGVAANTCRITGGVGGRLAEGSVVFHGEHFVAAEVAELSGKAVETRVGRCTLIDPEELRAVWPERFSGGEEAVFDAVLRRVRLRRRLMYEDLVLEDRDRGDAPPELAAPILAQKVVDGTLKLVKWDDSVEQWIRRLNGLSVWMPELELPRFSEEDKLVAISLACEGAVGYKDIKEREILPVLQDWLSGWQAKALEDYAPVSMTLSNGQHAKVRYGEDSTPVIGLTVQRLFGVAESPRIANGAMAVKVEVLAPSQRPWQVTGSLESFWRNGYGQMKKDLAGRYPRHRWPDPGELDFLPRSR